Part of the Streptomyces sp. HSG2 genome, GTCGGCGTCAACATCGGCAAGACCAAGGCCGTCCAGGAGGAGGAGGCGGTCGGGGACTACGTCCGCTCGACCGAGCGACTGGCCCCGTACGCGGACTACCTGGTCGTGAACGTCTCCTCCCCGAACACGCCGGGGCTGCGCGGCCTGCAGGAGGTGGAGCGGCTGAGGCCGCTGCTCCGCGCCGTCCGGGAGGCCGCCGACCGGGCCGTCCCCGCCCGGCGGGTTCCCCTGCTCGTCAAGATCGCTCCGGACCTCTCGGACGAGGACGTGGACGCGGTGGCCGACCTGGCCGTCGCGCTCGGGCTGGACGGCATCATCGCCACCAACACCACCGTCGCCCGCGAGTCGCTCGGGCTGACCTCGTCGCCCGCCCTCGTCCGGGAGGGCGGTGGCCTCTCGGGGGCTCCGCTGAAGGAGCGCTCCCTGGAGGTGTTGCGGAGACTGTACGCCCGGGTGGGTGATCGGATCGTCCTCGTGGGGGTCGGAGGTGTCGAGTCCGCGGAGGACGCCTGGCGGCGCGTCCTGGCGGGAGCGACTCTCGTCCAGGGCTACAGCGCGTTCGTCTACGAGGGCCCGACGTGGGCCCGGTCCCTGCACCGGGGGCTCGCCGAGCGGCTCCGTCGCAGCCCGTACGCCACGCTCGCCGACGCCGTCGGCGCCGACGTCAGGAAGGCACCTCGTGACTGACCCCTTCGGCGCGCGGTTGCGCCGGGCCATGGACCGGCGCGGCCCCCTGTGCGTCGGCATCGATCCACACGCCTCGCTCCTCGCCGACTGGGGTCTGGACGACACCGTCGAGGGTCTGGAACGGTTCAGCCGCACGGTGGTCGAGGCGGTCGCCGACCGGGTGGCCGTCCTCAAGCCGCAGAGCGCCTTTTTCGAGCGGTTCGGCGCGCGGGGCGTGGCGGTCCTGGAACGGACGGTGCGGGAGGCGCGGGAGGCTGGCGCGCTCGTGGTCATGGACGCCAAGCGCGGCGACATCGGCTCGACGATGGCCGCCTACGCCGAGGCGTTCCTGCACCGCGACGCGCCGCTCCGCTCGGACGCGCTGACGGTCTCGCCCTACCTGGGGTACGGCTCGCTGCGGTCCGCCGTCGAGACGGCGCGCGAGCACGGTGCGGGACTGTTCGTCCTGGCCCTGACCTCCAATCCGGAGGGGGCCGAGGTGCAGCACGCCACCGGACCGGACGGACGGGCCGTGGGCGCCGCGGTCCTGGCGCACCTGGCGGCCGAGAACGCGGGCGAGCGGCCCCTGGGGTCCTTCGGAGCGGTGGTGGGCGCGACGCTGGGCGATCTCTCCCGCTACGACCTGGACGTCAACGGGCCGCTGCTGGCGCCCGGCATCGGTGCTCAGGGGGCCACCCCGGCGGACCTGCCCAGGGTCTTCGGGGCGCAGATCCGTCAGGTGGTGCCCAACGTCAGCAGGGGCCTGCTGAGGCACGGTCCCGATGTCGGGGCGCTGCGGGGGGCCGCGACGCGGTTCGCGAAGGAGATCGCCGCGGCGGTGGCGCGACCTTGAGTCCGCCGTGTGGGGAGTAGACTCCGAGCTTGCCCCAGAACCAGCGTGAAATGTCCGAATGGTCGGCCGAGGTTCAAGGCTGACCAGGACTTTTCCTCTGTTCTCGCTGACTCTCGCGTTTCCGACCGCTAGTCTCCGACGAGTGGGGCCCCCTCCCGCGCCCCGCGAGGCGGCGGGGAGAAGGGGCGAGCGTGTTGCTCGTGGTTCCCCTGGTGTGGGGCGACTAGGTTCCTCACCGGTCCGTATCCGACAGTTCGACATCCGAGGTGACGTAGGCGTGGCTCTTCCGCCCCTTACCCCCGAACAGCGCGCAGCCGCGCTCGAGAAGGCCGCCGCGGCTCGCCGGGAGCGGGCCGAGGTCAAGAATCGACTCAAGCACTCCGGCGCCTCCCTCCACGAGGTCATCAAGCAGGGGCAGGAGAACGACGTCATCGGCAAGATGAAGGTCTCCGCCCTCCTGGAGTCGATGCCGGGCGTGGGCAAGGTCCGCGCCAAGCAGATCATGGAGCGGCTCGGCATCTCCGAGAGCCGCCGGGTCCGCGGCCTCGGTTCCAACCAGATCGCCTCCCTGGAGCGCGAGTTCGGCAGCACCGGCGGTTGAGTCCGGACCACTCCGGGTTTGCTGGAATAATCGGGGCATGACTGAACGTCCGCGACTGACCGTGCTCTCCGGCCCTTCGGGGGTCGGCAAGAGCACGGTCGTCGCCCACATGCGCAAGGAACACCCCGAGGTCTGGCTCTCGGTGTCGGCCACGACCCGCGCGCCACGCCCAGGTGAGCGGCACGGGGTCCACTATTTCTTCGTCACCGACGAGGAAATGGACAAGCTGATCGCCAATGGGGAACTTCTTGAGTGGGCGGAGTTCGCCGGCAACCGCTACGGCACGCCGCGCGCGGCCGTGACGGAGCGGCTGGAAGCGGCCGAGCCCGTGCTGCTGGAGATCGATCTTCAGGGGGCGCGCCAGGTCCGGGAGTCCCTGCCCGACGCCCGACTGGTGTTTCTTGCCCCTCCCTCCTGGGAAGAGCTGGTGCGCCGGCTCACCGGTCGGGGCACGGAGGCGCCGGAAGTGGTGGAGCGCCGGCTGGAGGCCGCGAAGACCGAACTGGCGGCCGAGCCGGAGTTCGACCTGACCCTGGTCAACACCTCCGTCGAGGACGTCGCGCGCGAGCTGCTAACCTTGGTGAACGTCGTGTGATCGCGACCGGCACCTGGGTGGTCGGGTCGAGGCGCTTCGGCGGACTTCGGCGCGAGCGGCCGGTGTCCGGCCGCAGACCGTGACCGATCGTCCGGACCGAGATTTCTTTCCCCACCATCGGAAGGTAGAGCGTGTCCTCTTCCATCTCCGCGCCCGAGGGCATCATCAACCCCCCGATCGACGAGCTCCTCGAGGCGACCGACTCGAAGTACAGCCTCGTGATCTACGCGGCCAAGCGCGCCCGCCAGATCAACGCGTACTACTCGCAGCTGGGCGAGGGTCTCCTCGAGTACGTCGGTCCGCTCGTCGACACCCACGTCCACGAGAAGCCGCTCTCGATCTCTCTGCGCGAGATCAACGCCGGGCTCCTGACCTCCGAGGCCATCGAAGGCCCGGCGTAGCGACGGAAGACCCTTGGCGATCAGTTCGTAGTATCGTCAGCGGGACGCTGACTTTTCCACAGGCCCGGCAGCACACCGCCGGGCCTGTGGTGTGTGATGAGGGCGTAGCCCTTCCGAGCCGCGGGGAGAGACGGTGGCAAAGCCCGAGATCGTTCTGGGAGTCAGTGGCGGTATCGCCGCCTACAAGGCGTGCGAGATCCTGCGTCGCTTCACTGAGTCCGGCCACGAGGTCCGGGTCGTCCCCACCGCCTCGGCGCTCCGGTTCGTCGGAGCGGCGACGTGGTCGGCGCTCTCCGGCAACCCGGTCGCCACCGAGGTGTGGGACGACGTACACCAGGTCCCGCACGTCCGTATCGGGCAGCGGGCCGATCTGGTCGTGGTCGCCCCGGCGACGGCCGACGTGCTCGCCCGCGCGGCGCACGGTCTGGCGGACGATCTTCTGACCAACACCCTGCTCACCGCGCGCTGCCCGGTGGTGTTCGCGCCGGCGATGCACACCGAGATGTGGGAGCACCCGGCCACCCGCGAGAACGTGGCCACTCTCCGGCGCCGAGGCGCCATCGTCATCGAGCCCGCCGTGGGGCGGCTCACCGGGAAGGACACCGGTCCGGGCCGGCTGCCTGAGCCCGCCGAGATCCACGCGGCGTGCCGGCTGATCCTGGCGCGCGGTACGGCCGTGCCGGACCTCGCCGGACGCCATGTGGTGATCAGTGCCGGAGGGACCCGGGAGCCTCTGGACCCGGTCCGCTTCCTCGGCAACCGCTCCTCGGGCAAGCAGGGGTACGCCCTGGCCCGGACGGCGGTGGCCCGAGGCGCTCGGGTCACGCTGATCGCGGCCAACGTGGCGCTGCCCGATCCCGCGGGGGTGGAGGTGGTCGCGGTGGGCACGGCGACCGAGCTAGGAGAAGCGGTGCGGGCGGCGGCGGGGGAGGCGGACGCCGTCGTGATGGCCGCCGCCGTCGCGGACTTCCGCCCGGCGGTCTACGCGCCTGGCAAGATCAAGAAGCGTGAGGGGCGGGACCCCGAGCCGATCGCCCTCGTACGCAACCCGGACGTTCTCGCCGAGCTGGCCGCGGAGCGCTCCCGCCCGGGGCAGGTGGTCGTGGGCTTCGCGGCCGAGACCGAGGAACCCCTGGTCAACGGCCGGGCCAAGCTCGCGCGCAAGGGATGCGACCTTCTCGTGGTCAACGAGGTGGGCGAGGACAGGACCTTCGGCGCGGAGGAGAACGAGGCCGTGGTGCTGGGCGCCGACGGCAGTCGGACGCCGGTCCCGCATGGTCCGAAGGAGGACCTGGCGCACACCGTCTGGGACCTCGTGGTGGAGCGCCTCGGGTGAGATCGGCATCGTACCGCCGGGGCATCGGCGACACATTGGGGTGTGGCGACCCTGGCCAAGGTCGCTTCCGATTGGGCAGAATGCCCGTGCCGCAGGTCATCGCGTTCCCGAGAGCCGAGACGGGTGGGGCCACGGCCAGGTGCGACCGATAAACTGTTCGCAGGATGTCGCCGGGTGCAGCTCCCCGCGTCGTCCGTCATTGATCAGACAGCAGCCGCTGCAACCACAGGGAGCGTTGTGTCCCGTCGCCTGTTCACCTCGGAGTCCGTGACCGAGGGTCACCCCGACAAGATCGCTGACCAGATCAGCGACACGATTCTGGACGCGCTTCTGCGCGAGGACCCGGCCTCCCGGGTCGCCGTCGAGACGCTGATCACCACCGGCCTGGTGCACGTGGCCGGAGAGGTCACCACCAAGGCCTACGCGGACATCGCCACGCTGGTCCGGGGCAAGATCCTGGAGATCGGCTACGACTCTTCCAAGAAGGGCTTCGACGGCGCTTCGTGCGGTGTCTCGGTCTCCATCGGCGCCCAGTCCCCGGACATCGCCCAGGGAGTCGACACCGCCTACGAGAACCGGGTCGAGGGCGACGAGGACGAGTTGGACCGGCAGGGCGCCGGCGATCAGGGTTTGATGTTCGGCTACGCCTCCGACGAGACCCCGACGCTGATGCCTCTCCCCGTCTTCCTGGCGCACCGGCTGTCCAAGCGCCTCTCGGACGTCCGCAAGAACGGCACCATCCCCTACCTGCGTCCCGACGGCAAGACGCAGGTCACCATCGAATACGACGGCGACAAGGCCGTGCGCCTCGACACCGTCGTCGTCTCCTCGCAACACGCCAGTGACATCGACCTCGACTCGCTGCTGGCGCCCGACATCCGCGAGTTCGTCGTCGAGCCGGAGCTCAAGGCCCTGCTCGACGAGGGCATCAAGCTCGACACGGAGAACTACCGCCTCCTGGTCAACCCCACCGGCCGGTTCGAGATCGGTGGCCCGATGGGGGACGCCGGACTGACCGGCCGCAAGATCATCATCGACACCTACGGAGGCATGGCCCGCCACGGTGGCGGCGCCTTCTCCGGCAAGGACCCGTCCAAGGTCGACCGCTCCGCCGCGTACGCCATGCGCTGGGTCGCCAAGAACGTGGTGGCCGCGGGCCTCGCGTCCCGCTGCGAGGTGCAGGTCGCCTACGCCATCGGCAAGGCCGAACCGGTCGGCCTCTTCGTCGAGACCTTCGGCACCGCGAAGATCGACCCGGACAAGATCGAGCGCGCCATCGAGGAGGTCTTCGACCTGCGCCCGGCCGCCATCATCCGCGATTTGGACCTGCTGCGCCCGATCTACGCGAGGACCGCCGCGTACGGGCACTTCGGTCGCGAACTGCCCGAGTTCACCTGGGAGCGCACCGACCGGGTGGACGCACTGCGCGCCGCCGTCGACCGCTAGGCCCGAACCCGGCACACACACGGCACGCGGGCGACGGCCCGTGGGTCCGGCCTTTTCGGAATGAGCCGGGCCCACGGGCCTCGGCGTGCGCGGCCTCGATCCGGCCGCTGTCGGCGGGCTTTGGTAGGAATGCAGGGTGAACACCGCAGACCGGCCGGGGGAGGGCGGCGGACGGACCCCGCCGCCGGAGCAGCTGGCTCTCATCCGGGAGGCCGTGCGCGAGGCACCCGCTCCGCGCGCCCGGCCGCGCACCTGGCGGGGCGCGAATCTCGCAGAGCACCTTCCCATCGCCCGGGTACTCGTCGACCGGGGCCCCCTCCACCTCGACCGGTTCTTCGACTACGCCGTCCCCGCGGAACTCGACGCCACCGCGCTGCCCGGGGTCCGGGTCCGGGTCCGTTTCGGCGCGGGTACCCACCAGGTGCGCCACGGCCGACGCGAAGGCGGTGGCCTGCGGGACGGCTTCATCGTGGAGCGGCTGGCCGAGAGCGACTACGACGGCCCTCTCGCGGCACTGGCCCAGGTGCTGTCGCCCGAGCCCGTGCTCGACCCGGACCTGCTGGCGATCACCCGTGCGGTGGCCGATCGCTACGCGGGGAGCCTCGCCGACGTCCTGAGGATGGCCGTCCCACCGAGACACGCCCGCGCCGAGCTTCGCACGCCGTCTCCGCCGCCGCCCCCACCCTCCCCACCCGGCCCGGGGACGTGGCTCCGCTACCGACACGGACCCGAGTTTCTCTCCGCCCTGGCCGAGGGCAAGGCCCCCCGGGCGGTCTGGAACGCGCTGCCGGGTCCCGAGTGGGCCGCGGAGATCGCCGCGGCGGTCCGGGCCACCCTGGCATCCGACCGCGGGGCCGTGGTGGTGGTGCCGACCGGTCGACACGCCGCGCGGGTCGACACCGCCTTGCGGGAGACGCTCGGCCCCGGGGGGCACGCGCTGCTGACCGCGGAGGCGGGCCGCGAGCGCCGCTACCGCGAGTGGCTCGCGGTGCGTCGGGGATCGGTCCGCGCGGTCGTGGGGACCCGCGCGGCCATGTTCGCGCCGGTGCGGGATCTCGGCCTGGTGGCGTTGTGGGACGACGGCGACGCGGCGCACGGCGCCGAGGGCGCCCCGTTCCCGCACGCCCGTGAGGTGCTGGAGTTGCGAGCGGCGCGCGGCGGCTGTGGCTTCCTCCTGGGGGGCTGGAGCTGCACGGCGGAAGCGGCCCAACTGGTCGGCAGCGGCTGGGCCATCCCCGTCGCCGCGGATCGGGAGAGGGTGAGGGCGACCGCTCCTCGGGTGCGGGCCGTCGACGAGGGTGACCTCGCTCGGGACGGCGCGGCGCGCAGCGCCAGACTGCCGTCCGTGGCCTGGGAGACCGCGCGGGACGGGCTGCGCCGAGGGCCGGTCCTGGTACAGGTCCCTCGGCGGGGATACGCGCCGCGGCTCGCCTGCGCGCGCTGCCGCGAGCCCGCCAGATGCGCCGGTTGCGCCGGGCCGCTGGAGGCCAGGGAGCGCGATGGGGCCCTGCACTGCTCCTGGTGCGGTCGGGAGGACGACACGTGGCAGTGCGACCGCTGCGGCGGGGCGCGGCTGCGCGCGCGGATCGTGGGAGCCCGGCGCACCGCCGAGGAACTCGGCAGGGCGTTCCCCGCCGTGCCGGTGCGGACCTCCGGGCGGGAGCAGGTCCTGGACACCGTCCCCGACAGCCCCGCGCTGGTGGTCAGCACACCCGGTGCCGAACCCGTCGCGGAGGGTGGCTACGCCGCGGCGCTCCTCCTGGACGGCTGGGCGATGTTGGCGCGCCCGGATCTGAGGTCCGCGGAGGACGCCCTGCGCCGTTGGATCGCGGCGGCTTCCCTGGTGCGACCCCGGGAGAGCGGGGGCAGTGTGGTGATCGTCGCCGAGGCGTCGCTGCGCCCCGTCCAGGCCCTGGTGCGCTGGGATCCGTTGGGACACGCCAGGCGAGAACTGGCCGAGCGGGCGGAACTGGGGTTCCCGCCGGCGTGCCGAATGGCCTCGGTGACCGGTACACCGGATGCTCTCGCCGGTTTCCTCGGGGAGGTCGCCTTGCCCGCGGACGCGGAGGTCCTGGGACCCGTCCCGCTGCCCGAGCTGCGGACGGGGCGCGGTACCGAGCGGAGTGCGGGCCCGAGGGCGCGGGCGCTCGTCAGGGTGCCGCCAGGCAGCGGCTCGGCCCTGGCCGCGGCCCTCAAGACGGCTCAGGCACGGCGACAGGCCCGGGGCGAGGGGGAGCGAGTGGCCGTGAGGATCGACCCGTCCGACATCGGCTGAACGCGCCGGACGGGGAGTGGCCGGGGGCGGAGCCGGGGTGAGGCCGGCCGCCGGCGCCCTGGGAGGCCGGCGGCCGGGCGGAGACGATCAGGCGTTGCGCGGCCCGGGAAAGGCGGTCGCCCTCGTCTCCTCACGGAGGGGCGCTCCTGTGGTGGGCGTCGGTTGTGGGGGCATGGCGCGAGCCGCGGGCACGGCGGCCGCGCTCGTGCCGACGCCCACCGTCCTGGCGCCGGGTGTCTCGGGGGCGAGGTCGACAGGCTCGACACCCGCGCTCTGCGCCGCCGACCGCCGGGCGCCGTAGCGCCGGTGGACCGCCTGTTTGGTGACGCCGAGTGCCGAACCGACCGCGTCCCAGGAGAACCCGAGAGAGCGATCGAAGTCCACCGCGTCGGTGACCAGGCTCTCGACGCTGTCCCTGAGCTCCTGGGCGAGACGAACGGTGGGAGCGGGTGCCCGACCGTAGACGACGAATCCCGTCGAGGAGCCGGAGCGGCGCGGGCGGTAGACGTTGCCCAACTGGGCCGTGAGCGTGCGCAGTGCGTCCACCTGCCGGCGGACCCGCTCGATGTCCCGCACCAGGAGGTGAAGGCTGGCCCGGGCGTGGGCGTCGGGGGTTGCGTGGTCGGCCATGAACAAGCCTCTCGAACCGGCGTTGAAAGGAATCGGGTCGCCGGAGCGGCCCGTTGGTCAACTCTTTCTTGACCAACGCGGGACGGCTTCACTGGTCACGGTGTACGGCGCGGCGGCATATGCGCGCGCCGCTTGCCCGGACATCGTGGGAGGGAACCAGGCGCTCGCTCCCCGCCGGCTCGTCGCCCCTCGCGGAACCCCCCGCCGGGAGAGGGGCGCCCCCGTTATGTTTTCTGCGGTTCCGCAATGGGGCCGCCGGCCTCCGGGCCCGGTATGACTGTGTCCCCCTGTCGATGGCATGACCTGGGGGGTGGTGTCGCCGCGGTCCGGGGGTGTTCGTCGGAGACGCTGATCAGAGGTCCGGCCACCGTCCGGTCCGGCGCAATGCCGGGCAGTTCGCGGGCGGCAGGTCTGCATAACGTGGATGCGCGAGCACGACGCCCGAGCCGAGGCCGGCACCGCCAACACCCCCTGGGAAGGGGCACGATGTTCGAGATCGAAGACGTGGGCGTGTTCCTGGGCCTGGACGTCGGCAAGACCGCTCACCACGGCCACGGACTCACCCCGGGCGGGAAGAAG contains:
- a CDS encoding quinone-dependent dihydroorotate dehydrogenase; this encodes MYKTFFRLVFCRVDPERAHGWAFRWIGWASRVPVLRTFVAAVLAPRHEELRVEALGLRMHGPVGLAAGFDKNAVAIDGMAMLGFDHVEVGTVTGEPQPGNPRKRLFRLVRDRALINRMGFNNEGSRAVAARLAARTPVFRPVVGVNIGKTKAVQEEEAVGDYVRSTERLAPYADYLVVNVSSPNTPGLRGLQEVERLRPLLRAVREAADRAVPARRVPLLVKIAPDLSDEDVDAVADLAVALGLDGIIATNTTVARESLGLTSSPALVREGGGLSGAPLKERSLEVLRRLYARVGDRIVLVGVGGVESAEDAWRRVLAGATLVQGYSAFVYEGPTWARSLHRGLAERLRRSPYATLADAVGADVRKAPRD
- the pyrF gene encoding orotidine-5'-phosphate decarboxylase encodes the protein MDRRGPLCVGIDPHASLLADWGLDDTVEGLERFSRTVVEAVADRVAVLKPQSAFFERFGARGVAVLERTVREAREAGALVVMDAKRGDIGSTMAAYAEAFLHRDAPLRSDALTVSPYLGYGSLRSAVETAREHGAGLFVLALTSNPEGAEVQHATGPDGRAVGAAVLAHLAAENAGERPLGSFGAVVGATLGDLSRYDLDVNGPLLAPGIGAQGATPADLPRVFGAQIRQVVPNVSRGLLRHGPDVGALRGAATRFAKEIAAAVARP
- a CDS encoding integration host factor, actinobacterial type, coding for MALPPLTPEQRAAALEKAAAARRERAEVKNRLKHSGASLHEVIKQGQENDVIGKMKVSALLESMPGVGKVRAKQIMERLGISESRRVRGLGSNQIASLEREFGSTGG
- the gmk gene encoding guanylate kinase; its protein translation is MTERPRLTVLSGPSGVGKSTVVAHMRKEHPEVWLSVSATTRAPRPGERHGVHYFFVTDEEMDKLIANGELLEWAEFAGNRYGTPRAAVTERLEAAEPVLLEIDLQGARQVRESLPDARLVFLAPPSWEELVRRLTGRGTEAPEVVERRLEAAKTELAAEPEFDLTLVNTSVEDVARELLTLVNVV
- the rpoZ gene encoding DNA-directed RNA polymerase subunit omega; the protein is MSSSISAPEGIINPPIDELLEATDSKYSLVIYAAKRARQINAYYSQLGEGLLEYVGPLVDTHVHEKPLSISLREINAGLLTSEAIEGPA
- the coaBC gene encoding bifunctional phosphopantothenoylcysteine decarboxylase/phosphopantothenate--cysteine ligase CoaBC, yielding MAKPEIVLGVSGGIAAYKACEILRRFTESGHEVRVVPTASALRFVGAATWSALSGNPVATEVWDDVHQVPHVRIGQRADLVVVAPATADVLARAAHGLADDLLTNTLLTARCPVVFAPAMHTEMWEHPATRENVATLRRRGAIVIEPAVGRLTGKDTGPGRLPEPAEIHAACRLILARGTAVPDLAGRHVVISAGGTREPLDPVRFLGNRSSGKQGYALARTAVARGARVTLIAANVALPDPAGVEVVAVGTATELGEAVRAAAGEADAVVMAAAVADFRPAVYAPGKIKKREGRDPEPIALVRNPDVLAELAAERSRPGQVVVGFAAETEEPLVNGRAKLARKGCDLLVVNEVGEDRTFGAEENEAVVLGADGSRTPVPHGPKEDLAHTVWDLVVERLG
- the metK gene encoding methionine adenosyltransferase is translated as MSRRLFTSESVTEGHPDKIADQISDTILDALLREDPASRVAVETLITTGLVHVAGEVTTKAYADIATLVRGKILEIGYDSSKKGFDGASCGVSVSIGAQSPDIAQGVDTAYENRVEGDEDELDRQGAGDQGLMFGYASDETPTLMPLPVFLAHRLSKRLSDVRKNGTIPYLRPDGKTQVTIEYDGDKAVRLDTVVVSSQHASDIDLDSLLAPDIREFVVEPELKALLDEGIKLDTENYRLLVNPTGRFEIGGPMGDAGLTGRKIIIDTYGGMARHGGGAFSGKDPSKVDRSAAYAMRWVAKNVVAAGLASRCEVQVAYAIGKAEPVGLFVETFGTAKIDPDKIERAIEEVFDLRPAAIIRDLDLLRPIYARTAAYGHFGRELPEFTWERTDRVDALRAAVDR
- a CDS encoding primosomal protein N'; translated protein: MNTADRPGEGGGRTPPPEQLALIREAVREAPAPRARPRTWRGANLAEHLPIARVLVDRGPLHLDRFFDYAVPAELDATALPGVRVRVRFGAGTHQVRHGRREGGGLRDGFIVERLAESDYDGPLAALAQVLSPEPVLDPDLLAITRAVADRYAGSLADVLRMAVPPRHARAELRTPSPPPPPPSPPGPGTWLRYRHGPEFLSALAEGKAPRAVWNALPGPEWAAEIAAAVRATLASDRGAVVVVPTGRHAARVDTALRETLGPGGHALLTAEAGRERRYREWLAVRRGSVRAVVGTRAAMFAPVRDLGLVALWDDGDAAHGAEGAPFPHAREVLELRAARGGCGFLLGGWSCTAEAAQLVGSGWAIPVAADRERVRATAPRVRAVDEGDLARDGAARSARLPSVAWETARDGLRRGPVLVQVPRRGYAPRLACARCREPARCAGCAGPLEARERDGALHCSWCGREDDTWQCDRCGGARLRARIVGARRTAEELGRAFPAVPVRTSGREQVLDTVPDSPALVVSTPGAEPVAEGGYAAALLLDGWAMLARPDLRSAEDALRRWIAAASLVRPRESGGSVVIVAEASLRPVQALVRWDPLGHARRELAERAELGFPPACRMASVTGTPDALAGFLGEVALPADAEVLGPVPLPELRTGRGTERSAGPRARALVRVPPGSGSALAAALKTAQARRQARGEGERVAVRIDPSDIG